A genomic stretch from Hymenobacter psoromatis includes:
- a CDS encoding transketolase — protein MTLEKQDELKALALRVREHIVRLSTDGGCFTGASLSCADLLVYLYADFLNVHPGNLTDPARDYLFLSKGHDVPALYGTFAELGFMPKERLANHLKANDSIYWHPNRSVPGVEFHSGSLGHLPSVALGVALDARMRGQNQHVIVITGDGELNEGTCWEALLVASAHQVNNLTIVVDRNHFQANIATEDLIPLEPLAPKFEAFGAVVKRIDGHDFAALEEAFTALPFSDTKPSVIICDTVRGRGLPSIERRADRWFCNFSSDEVVELLKELHSQEATTLTSETLTVR, from the coding sequence ATGACCCTCGAAAAACAAGACGAACTAAAAGCCCTAGCTCTGCGCGTGCGCGAGCACATCGTGCGCCTGAGCACCGATGGCGGCTGCTTCACCGGGGCCTCGCTGAGCTGCGCCGACCTGCTGGTGTACCTCTACGCCGATTTCCTCAACGTGCACCCCGGCAACCTCACCGACCCCGCGCGCGACTACCTTTTCCTGAGCAAGGGCCACGACGTGCCGGCCCTTTACGGCACCTTCGCCGAGCTAGGTTTCATGCCCAAGGAGCGCCTGGCCAACCACCTGAAAGCCAATGACTCCATCTACTGGCACCCCAACCGCAGCGTGCCGGGCGTGGAGTTTCATTCGGGCTCACTGGGCCACCTGCCGAGCGTGGCGCTGGGCGTGGCCCTCGATGCGCGGATGCGCGGCCAGAATCAGCACGTTATCGTCATCACCGGCGACGGCGAACTGAACGAGGGTACTTGCTGGGAAGCCCTGCTGGTGGCCAGTGCCCATCAGGTCAATAACTTAACCATCGTAGTAGACCGCAATCATTTCCAGGCCAACATCGCTACCGAAGACCTCATTCCGCTGGAGCCGCTGGCTCCCAAGTTCGAGGCCTTCGGCGCGGTAGTAAAGCGAATCGACGGCCACGATTTCGCGGCCTTAGAAGAAGCCTTCACGGCCCTACCCTTCAGCGATACCAAGCCTTCCGTTATCATCTGCGACACGGTGCGCGGCCGCGGCCTACCCAGCATCGAGCGCCGCGCCGACCGCTGGTTCTGCAACTTCAGCAGCGACGAGGTGGTCGAGCTGCT